The sequence below is a genomic window from Streptosporangium lutulentum.
CCGCCCCGAATGCCGTACGGCTTGAGGCCCTTCTCTATGACGAGGGGGGTCTCCTCGATCAGGGCCACCTCCAGGCATTCGACCTTGGCCTTGCAGCCGAAGCAGCGAGCCTTGGCTTCCTGTTCGTAGTCGAGGCGCTGGTTCTTGCCGATCGGCTCCTCGGGGAACCAGCGGTCCGGGTCGGCCCCGGGCCGGGTGCACAGACCCTTCGCTGCAATCCAGTCGGCGGGGGCGTGGAGCCGGGGAGCGAGACTCAACGCGGGCCGGTTCTTTCGTGTCATACTTCTCACAGACCTTTCGCGGTCCAAATCTCCTGATTGATATGGGTTGGTTGGGAGCTGGCGGCCTCCGGTGCGGGATGGGTACCCGCAGTAATCCGGGGGCCGCATTTGTGCGGCTGTCACGTTCAGTTATTTAAATAACTGGCTTGTTCGCGAGTAGCATGCAACGGATCACAAGCGTTTGTCAATCCGACTTGTGAGAGCATGCGATCTCACAACGACAAGCGACAGGAGGAGTGGCCCGTGGCATCCGCGCGCTACCGCCAAATCGCGGACGAGCTCCGCGAGCTCATCGCAACCGGTGTCTACCCGCCCGGATCCACCCTCCCTGGACAGGCCGAACTGCTGACCATGTACGGCACGTCGACCGCCACCTTGGCGGCGGCCACCCGAATCCTCACCGACGCGGGAGTGATCAGCCGCAACGTCGAGCGAGGACGCCTCGTCGTCCAAGACCCCCGGCCGGTCTACATCGACCTGACCCTGGCCATCCCGCCCGGCAACGGCCGCGGCCCCTGGGAAACGGCGTGCCATCGCGCCGGGCGAACCGGCACCATGCAGCCCATCTCCGTCACCCAAGTCCCGGCCGAACCGGACGTCGCCCAAGCCCTGCAGGTCAGCGTCGGCACGATCGTCGTCCGCCGCGCCCGCCACGCCGCGCTCGACGACCAGATGGTCATGCTCGACACGGCGTACTACCCCCTCGCCATCGTGGAAGACACCCCCGTGGCCGGCACCGGCAAAGTCGTCGGCGGTATCTGGGCCGCGCTCATCGCCGCGGGCATCCTCGATCCGGTGACAGCGCGGGTCCGGGAACTGATCAGCTCCCGGACCGCGACGAAGGACGAGGCGAAGTCGCTGCGACTACGGGAAGGCGCGTCGGTGCTGACCGCCGAGCGCGTCACCCGCGACGGCGAGGCCCGGCCAGTGGAACTGCTGCACCGGGTGGCGAACGAGCGGCGGGTGCGGTTCGAGTCGGACAGTATGCCCCTCACTCAGCTCGCGTAAAAGCCAGCGCTCCCCCTTGCACCGGGCCATCCCCGCACACGCGGGGAACACAGGCAACGGCATCTCTCGCGTGGGGCGTCATGGACGAAACGCGAACTCGCCTTCTACCCGCTCGTGAGCCAGGATCAAGGGCATGCGAACCCTCATTCTCGGCGGTACGAAGTTCCTCGGGCGCGTCTTGGCGGAAGAGGCTCTGCGCCGTGGCCACAACGTGACGACGTTCAACCGCGGCACGTCCGGCGATGACGTGCTTGGAGTCGACGCAGTCCGTGGAGACCGCACCAGCGAGAACGACCTGGCG
It includes:
- a CDS encoding WhiB family transcriptional regulator, which codes for MTRKNRPALSLAPRLHAPADWIAAKGLCTRPGADPDRWFPEEPIGKNQRLDYEQEAKARCFGCKAKVECLEVALIEETPLVIEKGLKPYGIRGGLAPWARANVIIKDAIDFASENEEAAA
- a CDS encoding GntR family transcriptional regulator, which encodes MASARYRQIADELRELIATGVYPPGSTLPGQAELLTMYGTSTATLAAATRILTDAGVISRNVERGRLVVQDPRPVYIDLTLAIPPGNGRGPWETACHRAGRTGTMQPISVTQVPAEPDVAQALQVSVGTIVVRRARHAALDDQMVMLDTAYYPLAIVEDTPVAGTGKVVGGIWAALIAAGILDPVTARVRELISSRTATKDEAKSLRLREGASVLTAERVTRDGEARPVELLHRVANERRVRFESDSMPLTQLA